The Diaphorobacter ruginosibacter genome contains a region encoding:
- a CDS encoding thiamine phosphate synthase, with translation MADNTPSTPAAMQQAILEHHAGAFADFPAQPVPAAASTSTSAPSNDPVYLAALAACSQLGFIAHDADCVATAWLAQTRRTGRFDAACWPEEPEDFGLQPMPHARPFAACPKALGLYAVLPDAAWVGRMARAGVPTVQLRFKSQDAAAIEAEVKAAVDAVRGTGAHLYINDHWRIAIAAGSYGVHLGQEDLDALRQEEIDTLRDSGVRLGVSTHGYAEMVRADAVAPSYIAMGAVFPTTLKKMATVPQGVARLERYARLMRNYPQVAIGGIGIEQFPQILATGVGSIAVVRAVVNADDPEAAAGQMMRAMS, from the coding sequence ATGGCTGACAACACCCCATCCACCCCTGCGGCCATGCAGCAGGCGATTCTGGAGCACCATGCCGGCGCATTCGCCGACTTCCCTGCCCAGCCAGTGCCCGCCGCCGCATCCACCTCCACATCGGCGCCAAGTAACGATCCCGTGTATCTCGCGGCACTGGCTGCGTGCTCGCAACTGGGTTTCATCGCCCACGATGCCGATTGCGTCGCCACCGCCTGGCTGGCACAGACACGGCGCACCGGCCGTTTCGACGCCGCCTGCTGGCCCGAGGAGCCCGAAGACTTCGGCCTGCAGCCCATGCCGCACGCACGGCCCTTCGCGGCCTGCCCGAAGGCGCTGGGCCTCTATGCCGTCCTGCCCGATGCCGCATGGGTGGGTCGCATGGCGCGCGCCGGCGTGCCCACGGTGCAATTGCGCTTCAAGTCACAGGATGCCGCGGCCATCGAGGCCGAGGTGAAGGCCGCTGTCGATGCGGTGCGTGGCACCGGCGCCCATCTGTACATCAACGACCACTGGCGCATCGCGATCGCAGCGGGGTCCTATGGCGTGCACCTCGGACAGGAAGACCTCGACGCGCTCAGGCAGGAAGAGATCGACACGCTGCGCGACTCCGGGGTCCGCCTGGGCGTCAGCACCCACGGCTATGCCGAAATGGTGCGCGCCGACGCGGTCGCCCCAAGCTACATTGCCATGGGAGCAGTGTTTCCCACCACGCTCAAGAAGATGGCCACCGTGCCACAAGGCGTGGCCCGGCTCGAGCGCTATGCGCGGCTGATGCGCAACTACCCGCAGGTGGCCATCGGCGGCATCGGAATCGAACAGTTCCCGCAGATCCTGGCCACCGGTGTCGGCTCGATCGCCGTGGTACGTGCCGTGGTCAATGCCGACGATCCCGAAGCGGCTGCCGGACAGATGATGCGCGCCATGAGCTGA
- a CDS encoding oxepin-CoA hydrolase, alternative type, with protein MPAQLKSASHDHTLVLTISNPQSRNALDPDIYAAGVEALNGAERNRDIRSVIITGANGMFSSGGNLHRLQARRQESAEEQARGVNALHGWIDTIRNFPKPVIAAVEGPAAGAGFSLALACDFIVASRDAVFVMAYARVGLSPDGGGTWSLANTLPRQLAMEILMGADKVDVQRLHTLGVINRLSQPGQALDDALTFAATLNQRAPNALASIKELVGEASGHGLHRHLDLERDQFVRNLSHANSGEGITAFFEKRTPRYQ; from the coding sequence ATGCCCGCCCAACTGAAAAGTGCAAGCCACGATCACACGCTGGTCCTCACCATCAGCAATCCGCAATCGCGCAATGCGCTGGATCCGGACATCTACGCCGCGGGCGTGGAAGCGCTCAACGGAGCGGAACGCAATCGCGACATCCGCAGCGTCATCATCACCGGAGCGAACGGCATGTTCAGCTCCGGCGGCAACCTGCATCGCCTGCAGGCCCGCAGGCAGGAAAGCGCGGAGGAGCAGGCACGCGGCGTGAATGCGCTGCACGGCTGGATCGACACGATCCGCAACTTCCCCAAGCCGGTGATCGCCGCCGTGGAAGGGCCCGCCGCGGGGGCGGGCTTCTCGCTGGCGCTGGCGTGCGACTTCATCGTCGCGTCGCGCGATGCCGTGTTCGTCATGGCGTACGCGCGCGTGGGCCTATCGCCGGACGGCGGGGGCACCTGGAGCCTGGCCAACACGCTGCCACGCCAGCTCGCGATGGAGATCCTGATGGGGGCGGACAAGGTGGACGTGCAGCGCCTGCACACGCTCGGCGTGATCAACCGCCTGTCGCAACCCGGCCAGGCCCTCGATGATGCCCTGACCTTCGCGGCCACGCTCAACCAGCGCGCGCCCAATGCGCTCGCGAGCATCAAGGAGCTGGTCGGCGAGGCGTCCGGCCACGGGCTGCACCGGCACCTCGACCTGGAACGCGACCAGTTCGTTCGCAATCTCTCGCACGCCAACTCCGGCGAAGGCATCACCGCCTTCTTCGAGAAACGCACACCGCGATACCAGTGA
- the thiS gene encoding sulfur carrier protein ThiS translates to MNVTVNQKDIALPDNATVADLVAQMQARPPFAVAVNLQFVPNTRYAQHALAAGDAVEIISPVTGG, encoded by the coding sequence ATGAACGTGACCGTAAACCAGAAAGACATTGCCCTGCCGGATAACGCCACCGTCGCCGACCTCGTGGCGCAGATGCAGGCCAGGCCGCCGTTCGCCGTTGCCGTGAACCTGCAATTCGTGCCCAACACCCGCTACGCCCAGCACGCGCTTGCGGCCGGCGACGCGGTCGAGATCATCTCGCCCGTCACGGGCGGCTAG
- a CDS encoding 3-hydroxyacyl-CoA dehydrogenase yields the protein MSSSTITFSRVGLVGTGAMGRGIAQIAAQAGSKVCLFDTLPEAAVSAKRQIEQQWQKLSEKGKVAPADVERWSALLTPIASLNELSDCDLVVEAIVERLDVKRELFAQLENIVASTAVLATNTSSLSVTAIGAGLKSAHRLAGYHFFNPVPLMKVVEVIAGLKTDAATCERLTAYSREMGHTPVSAKDTPGFIVNHAGRGYGTEALRILSEGVADIATIDRILRDQVGFKLGPFELMDLTGLDVSQPVMESIYHQYYEEPRFRPNVIAAQRLAGGVLGRKTGEGFYRYDNGVQQVAGEAPVPQVASIPPVWVSTRAVRRQEIFQLLQDLGAKIETGQSPSAEALTLVAPLGFDITTVAVVERLDPARTIGIDMLVEDAATRRRVLATNPATRADYRDAAHALFARDGKAVSVIRDSGGFVTQRVVATIVNIASDICQQDICSPKDLETAVTLGLGYPLGPLAMGNRWGPTNILEVLFNMQTVYGDTRYRPSPWLRRRGAIGLSLMHEEE from the coding sequence ATGAGCAGCAGCACCATCACTTTTTCTCGGGTCGGTCTGGTTGGCACGGGTGCCATGGGCCGGGGTATCGCACAGATCGCCGCGCAGGCGGGCAGCAAGGTGTGCCTTTTCGACACCCTTCCGGAGGCCGCCGTGTCCGCCAAAAGGCAGATCGAGCAGCAATGGCAGAAGCTGTCCGAGAAGGGCAAGGTCGCTCCCGCCGACGTGGAGCGCTGGTCTGCCCTGCTCACGCCCATCGCGTCGCTGAATGAGCTGTCGGACTGTGACCTGGTGGTCGAAGCCATCGTCGAGCGCCTCGACGTCAAGCGCGAATTGTTCGCACAGCTCGAGAACATCGTCGCCAGCACCGCCGTGCTGGCCACCAACACTTCTTCGCTCTCCGTCACGGCCATCGGTGCCGGACTCAAGAGCGCACACCGCCTTGCCGGCTACCACTTCTTCAACCCGGTACCCCTCATGAAGGTCGTGGAGGTGATCGCCGGCCTGAAGACCGATGCGGCCACCTGCGAGAGGCTCACCGCCTACAGCCGCGAGATGGGCCACACGCCGGTCAGCGCCAAGGACACGCCCGGCTTCATCGTGAACCACGCGGGGCGCGGCTACGGAACCGAGGCGCTGCGCATCCTCTCCGAAGGCGTGGCCGACATCGCCACCATCGACCGCATCCTGCGCGATCAGGTCGGCTTCAAGCTCGGCCCCTTCGAGCTGATGGACCTGACCGGCCTTGACGTCTCGCAGCCCGTCATGGAGTCGATCTACCACCAGTATTACGAAGAGCCGCGCTTCCGCCCCAACGTGATCGCCGCCCAGCGCCTGGCCGGCGGAGTGCTGGGCCGCAAGACCGGCGAAGGCTTCTATCGCTACGACAACGGCGTGCAGCAGGTGGCCGGGGAAGCGCCCGTGCCGCAGGTGGCCTCCATTCCCCCGGTCTGGGTATCGACCCGTGCCGTCCGTCGCCAGGAAATCTTCCAGTTACTCCAGGACCTGGGCGCGAAGATCGAGACCGGCCAGTCGCCGTCCGCCGAGGCGCTGACCCTGGTGGCGCCACTGGGCTTCGACATCACCACCGTCGCGGTGGTCGAGCGCCTCGACCCCGCACGCACCATCGGCATCGACATGCTGGTGGAGGATGCCGCCACGCGGCGGCGCGTGCTGGCCACCAATCCCGCGACGCGTGCCGATTACCGCGATGCTGCCCATGCCCTGTTCGCCCGCGATGGCAAGGCCGTATCGGTGATCCGTGACAGCGGCGGCTTCGTGACGCAACGCGTGGTGGCCACCATCGTCAACATCGCCAGCGATATCTGCCAGCAGGACATCTGCTCACCCAAGGATCTCGAAACCGCCGTCACGCTGGGCCTGGGCTACCCGCTCGGCCCGCTCGCCATGGGCAACCGCTGGGGGCCGACCAACATCCTGGAGGTGCTGTTCAACATGCAGACCGTGTACGGCGACACCCGCTATCGTCCCAGCCCGTGGCTGCGCCGACGCGGCGCCATCGGCCTGAGCCTGATGCACGAAGAAGAATGA
- a CDS encoding thiazole synthase produces the protein MSNPSHSLDSTDGNDPFVLYGQTLQSRLLLGTARYPSPAVLQAAVARARPGMVTASLRRQGSNAAETGSSFWELLRGLNVPVLPNTAGCHSMQEAITTAHMAREVFGTNWIKLELIGDDYTLQPDTLNLVQAAEQLVRDGFWVLPYCTEDLVVCQRLVDVGCQAIMPWAAPIGTGRGPINPYALQMLRERLDVPMLVDAGLGLPSHACQVMEWGYDGVLLNTAVALATDPVAMAGAFADAVSAGRAARTAGAMTPQESAQPSTPVLGTPFWHHNNG, from the coding sequence ATGTCGAACCCATCCCACTCTCTCGATTCCACCGACGGCAACGACCCGTTCGTGCTGTATGGACAAACCCTGCAAAGCCGCCTGCTGCTGGGCACGGCGCGCTATCCATCGCCCGCCGTGCTGCAGGCCGCCGTCGCCCGTGCGCGGCCCGGCATGGTGACCGCCTCGCTGCGCCGCCAGGGCAGCAACGCGGCCGAAACCGGCAGCAGCTTCTGGGAGCTGCTGCGCGGCCTGAACGTGCCGGTGCTGCCCAACACCGCCGGCTGCCACAGCATGCAGGAAGCCATCACCACCGCGCACATGGCGCGCGAAGTGTTTGGCACGAACTGGATCAAGCTCGAGCTCATCGGCGACGACTACACGCTGCAGCCCGATACGCTGAACCTGGTCCAGGCCGCGGAACAGCTGGTGCGTGACGGCTTCTGGGTTCTGCCCTACTGCACCGAGGACCTGGTCGTGTGCCAGCGCCTGGTCGACGTGGGCTGCCAGGCCATCATGCCGTGGGCCGCTCCCATCGGCACGGGCCGCGGCCCTATCAATCCGTATGCGCTGCAGATGCTGCGCGAGCGCCTCGACGTGCCGATGCTGGTCGATGCCGGCCTCGGCCTGCCGTCGCATGCCTGCCAGGTGATGGAATGGGGCTACGACGGCGTCCTGCTGAACACCGCGGTGGCATTGGCCACCGATCCGGTCGCCATGGCCGGTGCGTTCGCCGACGCGGTCTCGGCCGGCCGGGCCGCGCGCACTGCCGGTGCCATGACGCCCCAGGAATCCGCCCAGCCCAGCACCCCCGTGCTGGGCACTCCTTTCTGGCACCACAACAATGGCTGA